The genomic region GAAGATGAGGGCACCTACACCTGCGTCATGAACACCACCCTGGATCAAGACTCGGCCAGTGCCATGCTGACGGTCGTAGGTACGTTCACGATGCATTCAAGGGTCCGTTAGCAGAGGTTAGGGAATCGTTGCTGTTGTTGCCTACATGCAAATAAGGCTAACAATTTAGCTAGCTGGCAAGCGGCTAACCCAACGCAAAGGAAAGCGAAGACATAAAGCGCTAAAATGACAATACATTGAGATTATAGACACTGAAAAATGAACTTCCATGGCCTCTGTTGCAATTTCTGACATTAGCACACATGGCTTTCAGAACATTTCCACTTACGGTCGTTAATACCACATTAGGGGGGGGGGCGTTCTTCCTCCAGGCCTATAAAACGATCCCATATGAATGCAGAGAGAGTGAAATCACACAATGTAAATCCTGCATTGGCCtgcatatatgtttttaaatgatttgcaatTGAAGTGAACATGATGAATGACCTCTTTAGACAAATATTGGTAGTGGCTTCGACTCAACACCAGAGTAAAATCACACAATACTGCTTTTCTCCTCCAGAAGTCTTTATTGAAATGCACTAAAACCACTTTTCACCACTTCAACATTACAGCAGCTGATTGTCTTCAGTAATAACGTCAGTGTTTTCCCTGCTTGTCTGCTGTTTTTCTAATATCTCTCACTAACATCTTCTCCTTGTACTTCACTCTTGCTTGTCGCTGTCTCAGAGGCTACCCCTACTCCAGCTATTGTCTACGGTAAACAATGTCCAGCAATAAGGATACGTAGCTTTCATTATCTCCACCCAACCATCAAGTTCTGATTGGATATTGCATTTACGTTGtatttttccctctctttaATCCATATTGTAGCATTTGATATGAATGCATTTTACAATTTACTTTGATTTCtcattttctcttattttctctCGTATGTTCTTATAAAATGGCTCACTTCACCTGCCTGATTAGACCCTTCTCAGGTGTTTGTGAGCATGTGCAGAGGTCTAATCAGCGAGAAGTGGAAACACCTGTGTTGGTTTGCATGGTcataaaatgttgaattgaaaaaaaagaatgcactttttaaaaacaacaaacaaacacaagtttattgatacaattctttaaaaaataccaaTTTCCTGCTGGTTATTATTGAATCCAGGGTCAGACatcacattttttccattgctCAGCTTTATTTGatggtcatttttgacccaaaAAGTTTCATGGTGCATCTGATTAAATTACCCTgcatatcatttatttgtatgGTCAAATTGTGGAGCTAAACAATGCCTTGCTCTCATCAAAAACCAGGGAAAGACTTTTCACTTTTCTGTGGGCTCCTTGTTGTTGCAGAGAAACCTGATCCCCCGTCAGACCTGGAGCTGACGGACCAGACAGGCAGGAGCGTTCAGCTCACCTGGACGCCCGGAGACGAACACAACAGTCCCACAGAGAGTACGACTTCACTGTTACACCACTGATGAACGCTATATTCACTGACGTCCAAAAACTATTCAGAATCCAAAGTTCCAATAAATTTTAGATttcctaaaaaaataaataaaaatggtatatactcttttttttcaagccATTTATTTGAAGTCAGCGTCTGTAATTCAATCTTTCCTCAACCCCCAGAGTTTCTGATCCAGTACGAGGATCTGCTCCACCAGCCGGGAGTGTGGATCAACCTGACGGATGTTTCTGTACCGAGCACCACGGCGCAGTTGAAGCTCTCTCCGTACGTCTACTACTCGTTCAGAGTGCTGGCTGTGAACCGCGTCGGATACAGCCAGCCGAGCCAGCCCTCCAGCCAATACAGAACCAGCCCTGCAGGTGATTAACAATACCTTGctgtatttaaatattcaaaaatatcCAATAATTAAACTATATTTGTTTGGGTTTTCGTAGCTCCTGATGACAATCCATCAGATGTGCGTGGAGAAGGGTCAGAGCCTGGGAACTTAGTCATATCCTGGATGGTAAGATTGCTTTTATCACAAAAACTTCTTCTCAAATATCTAAAGGTTTTAGGCAAATGACAGAATAATTCTCTCCTCAGCCGCTGACCGGATTCCAGGCTAACGGGCCCGACTTGGAGTACAGGGTTCAGTGGAGACAGAAGGACGTGGACGACGATTGGAGCTCAAAGAACGTGGCCAACGTTTCCCAGTTTGTGGTGACTGGAACTCCCACCTACGTGTCCTACGAGATCAAGGTTCAAGCGTTCAATGACTATGGCTCCGCCCCCGAGCCGGAAACAGTGTTTGGATTCTCTGGAGAAGACTGTGAGTGAACACAGAGCTATACAGAGGATTTTTAAAGATCACTTTGAgcctttttccaaaacaatgcTATACAGGTTAGGGCGTAGATTGAGCAGAGATCCTCTTGAAAGGATCTTCTTCCCGTTGTACCTCAGATTTTAATCCGTATAAATCATACTTACTACTCTCGAACATTGACTGATCCTTTTTAGCTCCATGTTCCATTACCTTCATGCTAATAGTCGAGAGACTTTAATCTAAACCTTCCTCCTCTATGCAGTGCCTCTGTCTGCTCCAGAAATAGTGCAGGTCATGGTTCACAACAGCACTCTGGCAGAAGTGCACTGGGAGCCCGTCGACTTCCCCTCTGTCAGAGGGAAACTGCAGGGATACAAGGTATTGTTCTTACCATTTAAATGATGCATAAGCTGTGTATTCACTTCAGAAAATAGATGACGACTCAAAAATTATCCAATGAGGCGTAATAAATGCATCTTGTTTAGCCTCTTAGGATGATGAGCCAGACGAATGGCAACCGTTAATTAGCTTCCAATATAAAATAACCTAATAATTCTGGGTGTTTTATGTGTTTCCCTTTAAAGGGGATAGCTTTATTAGTACCTTGTTTTCAAATTACGAGCATGAGGCCCATAAATCAAGCTAAGAAGAAGTAACTCCTCATGTGTTTCCTGTAGGTTTACTACCGGCGGGAGCACAGCCTTCAGGACACAGAGGAGGCCTCAGATCAGAATGAGCAGGTCCTGACGTTCAGCGGGAATCGTAGCGAGGGACGCCTGCCGGGCCTGCAGCCGTACAGCCTCTACAACCTCACCATCAGGGTCCTCAACAGCAAAGGAGAAGGGCCTCCGAGCCCCAGCAAGAAGTTTGAGACCCCTGAAGGAGGTATAACAACTTAAAGATTGCGTGGAAAAGCAATCACATGTTCTGCTACACAACCACCGTCTCACCTTCAATATAAATGCTCATGAATGGTCAATATCCAGACCCTGACTGTGGATCTGTTTGTGCTTTCAGTCCCGGGGCCTCCATCCTTTCTGAATGTCGTTCACCCCAGTTTGGACTCTCTCACTCTGGAATGGGGCCCACCGATGAACAACAATGGACGCCTCGCTGGATACACACTGAAATACCACCCAGGTCGGCCCTCCAGCTACGAGGCAAACAAAAATATGTGTGCACCTTTTACGTTTTAATCCTAACAATATGGCTCCTGTGACTCTGTGTCTGCAGTCAACACCACTAAGGAGCTGGGGCCGGTGAAGATCATGTCGTTCCCGGCCAACGAGACCACCTTCACCCTGGGCAACCTGAACTCCAGCATGCTCTACAAGTTCTACCTAAGCGCAAAGACAATCAAAGGCTCTGGCCCCATCATCACAGGGGAGGCCTTCACAGTCATGGACACAAGTGAGTTATCTATAGCTTATAACACGAGCAGGAGGCGTTCAATGTCCTGGATCAGTGGTGTTTATGGAAACACAATAGGGAGGGTTAGAGTCACAGTGCCCTGACAGATATTAAGGCTTCCTGTGAGCTTAAAACCCACACTGCTTTTCACACCCTTTaccctgtctttctctttttctctctgaagCTCGTACTCAGCCCACTGTAGAGACAGGCAAAGGTAACCAGAGTTTGCCACTGGAAGCACCTGCATGTTACTCACACCGCAGAATAAGAGCTTAGCATAGCCTATAGTTAAATGACCCATGCATGTTACTCATAATAGCATGAAGAAATAGGATTTGAGAGACAGACTTCCATGGCATCTGCAGGCAAACCATGCTCGTTTCCTCTTCTGAGAAATCATAGGTTTAAAAACGTTAGCTCGTTCTAGTTGTGCTTGCAGTTTTTACCTCTTCCATTGTGTTCGTTGGAAGCCTCACGCATGACGCTTATGAATGCCTCACAGTACTAACACATTATTGACCTGCTAATGCTACAAACGGATCAttttgtatataaatactaGCATTGGATTTAGATGATATGCATGCTGCAGTGCCTCTCTGAAGTTGACTGTGAGGAGGTTTTAACTGGGCATGTCAGTAGCAGCTTCTCCCTGTGAAATCAGTGCCTCTGCAGTCCACTCTTTGCTGTCGCCTGTGTTTTGTATGCGTGTTGTCTCACTCTTTTCAATGTCCTTTCAGGCCCTACAGAGCCCCCTCACCCAACCTCCCCCGTCACTCAGCCTCCGCCTCCCCCGTTTCACAAGGGTATAAGCACTCCCTGTATTTCCCCTTCTAACTCCCAGAATGTGTTCACGTCAAAAAATGGTCCATCTCAGCaaaagaaagtgttttaaatattagttttatCAAGAAATGTTTGGATTTCTGTTGGATTTTTCTCTAACTGGTACTTCTTCGAGTTATTTTAGGAGGATTAATAGAAGTCCTCAGTGAGATGGCCATTTTTTGCAGCTATAAAACTGaactgttttgatgttttgACTCGACGTAAAACTGCAATCACAGCTCTTATGCCATGGTGTTTGGGCCATGTGTGAAAACCCCTatgagatctgaccaaaagtgaaCAATAACGTCACCCTCTTTTGATCGGATCTCAAAATATTTCAGGTGTGGCACTCATCCTCTTCAGCAGTGTATTGTATACTATTATTGTGTAAATTGAGGCTCTGGTCAGTCGCACAGTTTAGAAAAACCTCAAAGCTGTGAGCAGAAACTGAGTTTACTGGTAGACCTCAGGTTATAGCAGATTTACCCTAAAAACTGGCATATTGAATGTATTCTTCAAATGGTATTTCTACTCCCTCCTGTCCTCAATAGCAGTATTTGAAAAGTTGAATTTCATATTAAGGGTTTTGTAAAGTTGATACACTTTCCATTTAAATTacgactctctctctctctccatctcctgtgtgCTCAGCGCCGCCTGTCGGCCCTGCGTTCGGCAAAGTTAACACGTCCATGTCGGAGGACGGTGCGGTGATCAGTTGGGATTACTTTGGACACCATAAGAATGTTTATGTGGAATATATTGTGGAAAACAGTAAGGCTTCCATTTGTACCTCAAAGACATGAGTGCATGCGTTAAACGGCTGTTGTATAAGTCGTTTAAATGCCACCATTGAAGTTATTCTTTTTCTTCCCCTTGAATCCGATTCCTCTCCATCCGCTCCACCGATATCAGGTAAAGACGACTGGAAAAAGGAGTTGGTAAACGGCTCCCACTGGCATATGATAAAGGGGTTAAAGCCAGGGACGTCCTATAAGGTGCGAGTGGTAGCTAGAGACCCGAGCGACCCGACGGTCCACAGCACGGACGAGGTGTTGGTGGCGGTGCCAGGTGAGGCGGCATGCCTCGGGATCCACCATCGttgtgtttaaacatttttccatCCCTCTTTCTGTTCTCATTATCCGACATCCGTTAGTGTTAGTGTACAAGCACGTCCGAAAGTCGTACTGACCCTTTAAAATCACCACTAAACACCATTTTTCTGTGGTAATAGATGACCTCATCATTGCATTTTAACCCATTttgtaatcattttaatttcttccTTTACAGCTTCCTTTAATCTCAGTGTGGCTCCGCATGAAAAACAGGCTGAGTCATCATTTATAGCAGCCGAGATTAAGATCTGGACTGACGgctctgcttcctgtttgtctccattcccccctcccctgtgtgtccgtgtgtgtgtgtgtgtgtgtgtgtgtgtgtgtgtgtgtgtgtgtgtgtgtgtgtgtgtgtgtgtgtgtgtgtgtgtgtgtgtgtgtgtgtgtgtgtgtgtgtgtgtgtgtgtgtgtgtagctgtacCCAGTCGGCAGGTAGACATTGCCACCCAGGGCTGGTTCATTGGCCTGATGTGTGCCATCGCTCTCCTGATCCTGGTCCTGCTCATAGTGTGCTTCATCAAGAGAAACAAGGGTGGCAAATATCCAGGTACTGCACATATTATCAGCATGTACTGGAACTTCATGCTTATTGATATTTTTGATGCAAATTTGGATAATTTCtggtttaaaagaaatgtttaacaGTATTTTTTAGTAGATTTGGACTATTAAGTGAAGTAAATATTATATCTTCCTACAATTACCTTATTAAGAAATGGATGTATGCACATTTGAGAGAAACTCATCAAACATGTGTGTAATCCacagtgaaagagaaagaagacgCTCACCAAGACCCAGAGATCCAGCCAATGAAGGAGGATGATGGGACATTTGGAGAGTACAGGTGAGGAAAGAGAACACTGAAATACAGCAAAGATTAGAAATGGTTTACGAGGATTATTTTCTTTGCTCATTCTTTGAGACCTGACTCGACTTTTTTGCATGAAGAACATTTCCCCAGCTACAAGGACACGGTTCCTACCAGACTCTATTACTAAACACTCCATAGAGGCAGGGACTCTGCACTACTGTGTTCTTTTCTGACCAAAACACACTGGAAATCATCAACAAAGGCTTTTAGTGCAATGCCAAATATGTCCCATAATACAACTGCGTGAGAGTTTCAGGTTCTTCCTCACTCGAGCTTTACAGGGACAATTTAGACTTTATTGAAACCTCAGCTGCTAAAAGTCTATAGTAAACTGTGCAGCCAAAACACAAGACACTCAGACCTTGGGACTCCAGAAACCGGAAATTGCAGCCAAAATCTTAAAAATCGTTCCCTTTTattatgcattttattaaaCCATGCTATCAAACTAGAGCCCCAGGCTTCTCCAGGATTGTAAAACCCTAAAAGATAACATACAGTAGTTTCTGTGAGTAAaaaggccctattgtgctttttggggggttttccctttcctgtagtgtgctatataggtgtgtgtgcatgtaaatggtctgcagaggctaaaatccaaaagttccacacacaaatcacaacagagccggccagctaaccaatcagagcagactctggtttcagacagagggtgaaaagaggtgctgcagcacaggcagtatgagaaaaataaagagctttttgaacattaaagcacggagacatgtcccaggagaggaactacatactaatatgaccctggaaatgagcagaatatgtcctctttaacttGTCATGGATGTCATTGTGCTTTAAATGTTCCCCATACGCAAGCTTGTGTCTTGTCTGTTCATAAAACAGATTCTCATTGTGGCTCATGAATTGCTTTTCATGTGTCCTTCCATTCTTATCTCTGTTTTGTTGCCGGGTTTAGGTCTATGGAGAGGTAAGGCAAGATGTGGTAAAACCAGCATGCAATTCTATAAAACCTCAAGCAATGTGACTAAAAGCAACCGATCTGTCATCATACTGACTGATAGTCAACACCATAACCACAGTTATATCATTAACACTTAACATGAACAAATTCTACTTCCTTAGCGTCTTCCATTTAATTAATTGAATACAAATGCATTGAGCTTGAAAATGAAGTTGAAATATATTAGAATTTAGATTGTAGAGCTTGCCGAGTATTAACCAAAAGGGATTTTTGAGGGGGGGGAGGATTGAAAAATAAGTGCATTTTGGATGATTGCATGTCAACTGAAAGCATATTGGTTGATTTGAAGGTAAAGTATTGCAAGAGACTGAACAGCACGCATTGGGAAACCCTCTCTAGCAGTGGTCACCAACTCTAACCCAGACTGAAAGCAGCACTAACACTATAGTGTAGATAATACCATGCTATAGATGTGGCTGAGCTGCTCCTCTGTACAGGCTCCCTGCAGAGTGATGTTCCACGCATCCCATAGTTACTGTGCAGTATAGTAAGCCTTTATAGTATTTAGTGAGATTCAGTATTGATATCAATTGTAGTCAATTATAGATATTACTTCCTCATTTCATTGACGTTGCAGCAAACTGTGCACGCATCAGCAATAAATATGCTGTAGTGACGTACGGTAAATGGGGTATTCGTGCAGTGGAAAAGCCAGATTACTCTTTGAGGCATCAGGGTTTCTGACCACTGCAGAAAGATCAAACCATGTCCCACAAATGATGTTCTCACTAACCCTCTTCCATCCCTTTCACAGCGACACGGAGGACCACAAGCCGCTGAAGGGCAGCCGGACGCCGTCCAACGGGACGGTGCGGCGGGACGAGAGCGACGACAGCCTGGTGGACTACGGGGAGGGCGGGGACGGACAGTTCAACGAGGACGGCTCCTTCATCGGCCAGTACAGCggcaagaaagagaaagacacacacgaAGGGAACGAGAGTTCGGAGGCCCCGTCGCCTGTCAACGCCATGAACTCCTTCGTCTAACCGAAGGGCCCCCGGCGGGCCTGGCTGCGATACACCTTGTCACCTTGGCAAATGTGACCATCCCTGTGGTGAcagttgccccccccccccacaccccctgCCAGCCCCTGTCTGTCACACTGTGACCTCctcgaaacacacacactcaacaaagcaaacacatcCCACATGATAAGCGTTAAAAGAAGGTGTGAAGCGAGGGACgtgaggagggaaggagaggaagaagaggaagaagcaaTATAGAAAAGCAGAAGGAATGTACCAGAGACTCGGCAGAAGTGTGTGTTAGTGccatttccttttcaaacacGATGTatccaaatatatattttatcaaAGTACACCACATGACCCGCAGGCAGGCATCGAGTCAAAACATCTGCATGGAGTAAATCATGATTCTATTAAGCattttcccccctccctcccccttatGCAGAGTCGAGCCGCTTGTTGAGACTGTATATGGTGCACGCCTACTAGCGACTGGGTATTATTGTTTCGTTTCTTCAGTCAAAGTGTTAAATGGCGTATGATATAATAAGAGAAAAAACGGCGGCGTTGTCTGACAGCGCTGCGGAACAGTGTGACACTAAGTAGCTAGTCTTTTTGAGACGGATGAACTGTTTGTACATATGTAATAGAATAAGAAGAAAATTATATTTCAAAGTCGGGGTTGTCCATTTGTATTCATTGGAAACCTGGCTCAAACACTTCGGTCACCAGCCAGACAACTAGTACTCCCACACTTATTCCCGCTTTCAGCCTCATGATTTTTCAACGTTTGCTTGCTTTTGTTTCCTCTTCCAATCTGTTTCTTTGCACCTTTGCTACCGAGCACTTGTTGAACACAAGCCGAGCTGTGATTGGCCAGTGTCGTGTCAAGCGCTTCCACCCCTGGTATCGTGGTACTGCCAGAGCAACGATTTCCCCCCGACTTTCTGTAATGGCAGAAAAAAGGACACAGTTACATATGATAAATGCACCTGAACAGGGTTGAGTGGTACGCACTTTGGGATGTTTAGATTTTGAGAACCTCTCAGCACGGTTTCTAGTGCCTTCGTAGATCCATAGAGTTACATCACTTTCCAAACACCACACTGACCTGGGATCAGTAGTGCTCTTAGGAGTCCATTAATACTTTGCATACACAATACCAACCCACTCAAAAGACAACTTGGGAATAAAATGCTGATTACATCCTTTATTTTGAGCTATGGTCAACGAGTAAGTAAAGTTCATGTGGGcaacaggtgcaaacacgctACAGCGACCCAAAACACTTGCATAAGGAGAGACGTGCAGCAGCTGCAAGAACAATGCAAATAGAAAAACCCAAATATGCCAAACCACATGCAAATGTGGAAgagcatttagaaaatattcacCAACTTGATGAAACATGCGAATACATGCATACTCTCGCTCAGATAGTCTGTTTCACAGTTGTATGTGTTTAGTCAGTATAAAGCATATGAGACTTCAGCGTGTTCCTCCTAATGTAAGTGTTTGGGGACGCTGTTACGTGTTTACTGCTGTTGGCCACCGTAGAATGGAGAATATCAAATATCATTACGTTGTTTTTACCAATTAGTTCAAATCCGATATTGTGTCGATGACATAGGGTTGACTATTGGTGCTATTACAAAATACTGAACCAATAAGATTCTACTCTTCTGTTATGCAGCCTTTGAAACACTTCTAATACCATATAACAATATCCAAATATGTCTATCTCTTACATCTTCATATAAGATTTAAAAAGTGGCGGTCATACACTGGCATTAGTTGCAAGGATTAATTTTCAGCTCTAGATTATTATGATCTTGTTGACAATCAAACACCCTTATCGTACCACCAAATCACACCATGCAGCTGAGAATTTAAGGAAATGTCTGGAAGGATCAAATGAAGCAGAGTCAGATCATGGACACCTCATGAGAAGCCGTCATCTCCTCGTCATGTCGCTCCAACAGCACTGAACTACTGCCAACACACTCACCAGGTAACTGCCAACAGGAAGCAGACTCCTCTTAAGAGCGGGGCGAACTGTCACTGGTAGCACTTAGAAAAACGCAGGGGTGGGAAAAATGATGCTGAATGTGGAAAAAAGTGTACGTGTTTATATGAATGAAAATATTGCTTGTTTCACTGCAACACACTGGTGACTTTGGTTCATGCATTTAACCTTATATCTGTGTGTCGTCACGTTCTGAGCGCAGCACTCGGTGAGTTTTTCTATTCctgtaaatgaatgtgtgaatgCTTGGGtgcacgagtgtgtgtgtgtgtgtgtgtgtgtgtgtgtgtgtgtgtgtgtgtgtgtgtgtgtgtgtgtgtgtgtgtgtgtgtgtgtgtgtgtgtgtgtgtgcagcacatGCATGCTACTGTGTTAGGCGTGCGTGATGTATAATATCGCTTTTCCACGGAGGATGGTCTATTATTCTGATGTCTACTCAACAGGAAATccaagagcttttttttttttttctccttccagATTTTCACTTCTTAGGTTAATCATAACTTGCATCAAGTTTTTACGATGTGTCAGCTTTCCTCGTGTAGATATTTCTGTTGTATCTTGTAAATAACGGCTTGACTTGAGAGTGGAGGTGTTGCGGTCAAAGGTGAGAGCTTGACCTCAATCAGCCCTGGTGCATTATGGGTTAGGGTGGCGGTGTGTGAGACGAGACTATTTACACTTTTCACTCTTCATTTGCTGTGgaatttcttttcatttcttcactttttttttttacttgtcaGGTGAATTTGCAAATGtttagcctatcaggtacaaaAGGAGATTGTTTAACTTGTGAATGAGCTCTTGTGGCACCTGTATTGTTTCTGTCTCAGACAGCTCATGcaccttttctgtattttttataaaaaggcaCTCGCTTAAACAGGATGTGTCATTTCGAACACATCTGAGCATCTAGTCCTACGACGCTGGAAAACTGTCGTTCCAAATTACACAACATCCTTTTTAAGagtg from Eleginops maclovinus isolate JMC-PN-2008 ecotype Puerto Natales chromosome 17, JC_Emac_rtc_rv5, whole genome shotgun sequence harbors:
- the nrcama gene encoding neuronal cell adhesion molecule a isoform X6; the encoded protein is MDRSWKWVPGFGAVLLTLLSHMTSALEVPLDPKVLEGLPQPPTITLQSPKDYIFDPRENIVIHCEAKGKPHPSFSWTRNGTHFDVEKDSKVLMKPGSGTLVIDISGEKAEAYEGTYQCTAHNEHGTAVSNSIVIRQSRSPLWSKETNEAIVVQMGVSLVLYCRPPAGLPPPVIFWMDNNFQRLQLDKRVSQALNGDLYFSNVLPEDTRSDYICYARFPHTQTIQQKQPISVTVLNNSPEGERRPEFMTPLGATSTKMVLRGETLELECIAEGLPTPEISWQKDGGELPSTRTSFYNFKRTLKVSEVNEADGGDYRCTATNNLGTAHHIIKVTVKAAPFWVSAPRNLVLAPNETGILTCRVNGEPKPKISWFVNGVPLENAPEDHSRKVDDDTVILSNVQSGSSAVYQCNASNEFGYLMANAFVNVLAEPPRVLTPPNRVYQVITNNPALLHCASFGSPIPTITWFKDSQTSIKNGDPYVIHENGTLEIHVAQPLNSGKFTCIATNILGIKENHVFLEVKEPTRILKQPEYKVVQRGMSAVFECKVKHDPTLIPTMTWLKDNTEVSKDDRFQVDVDSLTIRDVEDEDEGTYTCVMNTTLDQDSASAMLTVVEATPTPAIVYEKPDPPSDLELTDQTGRSVQLTWTPGDEHNSPTEKFLIQYEDLLHQPGVWINLTDVSVPSTTAQLKLSPYVYYSFRVLAVNRVGYSQPSQPSSQYRTSPAAPDDNPSDVRGEGSEPGNLVISWMPLTGFQANGPDLEYRVQWRQKDVDDDWSSKNVANVSQFVVTGTPTYVSYEIKVQAFNDYGSAPEPETVFGFSGEDLPLSAPEIVQVMVHNSTLAEVHWEPVDFPSVRGKLQGYKVYYRREHSLQDTEEASDQNEQVLTFSGNRSEGRLPGLQPYSLYNLTIRVLNSKGEGPPSPSKKFETPEGVPGPPSFLNVVHPSLDSLTLEWGPPMNNNGRLAGYTLKYHPVNTTKELGPVKIMSFPANETTFTLGNLNSSMLYKFYLSAKTIKGSGPIITGEAFTVMDTTPPVGPAFGKVNTSMSEDGAVISWDYFGHHKNVYVEYIVENSKDDWKKELVNGSHWHMIKGLKPGTSYKVRVVARDPSDPTVHSTDEVLVAVPAVPSRQVDIATQGWFIGLMCAIALLILVLLIVCFIKRNKGGKYPVKEKEDAHQDPEIQPMKEDDGTFGEYSDTEDHKPLKGSRTPSNGTVRRDESDDSLVDYGEGGDGQFNEDGSFIGQYSGKKEKDTHEGNESSEAPSPVNAMNSFV
- the nrcama gene encoding neuronal cell adhesion molecule a isoform X7, which codes for MDRSWKWVPGFGAVLLTLLSHMTSALEVPLDPKVLEGLPQPPTITLQSPKDYIFDPRENIVIHCEAKGKPHPSFSWTRNGTHFDVEKDSKVLMKPGSGTLVIDISGEKAEAYEGTYQCTAHNEHGTAVSNSIVIRQSRSPLWSKETNEAIVVQMGVSLVLYCRPPAGLPPPVIFWMDNNFQRLQLDKRVSQALNGDLYFSNVLPEDTRSDYICYARFPHTQTIQQKQPISVTVLNNSPEGERRPEFMTPLGATSTKMVLRGETLELECIAEGLPTPEISWQKDGGELPSTRTSFYNFKRTLKVSEVNEADGGDYRCTATNNLGTAHHIIKVTVKAAPFWVSAPRNLVLAPNETGILTCRVNGEPKPKISWFVNGVPLENAPEDHSRKVDDDTVILSNVQSGSSAVYQCNASNEFGYLMANAFVNVLAEPPRVLTPPNRVYQVITNNPALLHCASFGSPIPTITWFKDSQTSIKNGDPYVIHENGTLEIHVAQPLNSGKFTCIATNILGIKENHVFLEVKEPTRILKQPEYKVVQRGMSAVFECKVKHDPTLIPTMTWLKDNTEVSKDDRFQVDVDSLTIRDVEDEDEGTYTCVMNTTLDQDSASAMLTVVEATPTPAIVYEKPDPPSDLELTDQTGRSVQLTWTPGDEHNSPTEKFLIQYEDLLHQPGVWINLTDVSVPSTTAQLKLSPYVYYSFRVLAVNRVGYSQPSQPSSQYRTSPAAPDDNPSDVRGEGSEPGNLVISWMPLTGFQANGPDLEYRVQWRQKDVDDDWSSKNVANVSQFVVTGTPTYVSYEIKVQAFNDYGSAPEPETVFGFSGEDLPLSAPEIVQVMVHNSTLAEVHWEPVDFPSVRGKLQGYKVYYRREHSLQDTEEASDQNEQVLTFSGNRSEGRLPGLQPYSLYNLTIRVLNSKGEGPPSPSKKFETPEGVPGPPSFLNVVHPSLDSLTLEWGPPMNNNGRLAGYTLKYHPVNTTKELGPVKIMSFPANETTFTLGNLNSSMLYKFYLSAKTIKGSGPIITGEAFTVMDTTVPSRQVDIATQGWFIGLMCAIALLILVLLIVCFIKRNKGGKYPVKEKEDAHQDPEIQPMKEDDGTFGEYSDTEDHKPLKGSRTPSNGTVRRDESDDSLVDYGEGGDGQFNEDGSFIGQYSGKKEKDTHEGNESSEAPSPVNAMNSFV
- the nrcama gene encoding neuronal cell adhesion molecule a isoform X2 — encoded protein: MDRSWKWVPGFGAVLLTLLSHMTSALEVPLDLPQPPTITLQSPKDYIFDPRENIVIHCEAKGKPHPSFSWTRNGTHFDVEKDSKVLMKPGSGTLVIDISGEKAEAYEGTYQCTAHNEHGTAVSNSIVIRQSRSPLWSKETNEAIVVQMGVSLVLYCRPPAGLPPPVIFWMDNNFQRLQLDKRVSQALNGDLYFSNVLPEDTRSDYICYARFPHTQTIQQKQPISVTVLNNSPEGERRPEFMTPLGATSTKMVLRGETLELECIAEGLPTPEISWQKDGGELPSTRTSFYNFKRTLKVSEVNEADGGDYRCTATNNLGTAHHIIKVTVKAAPFWVSAPRNLVLAPNETGILTCRVNGEPKPKISWFVNGVPLENAPEDHSRKVDDDTVILSNVQSGSSAVYQCNASNEFGYLMANAFVNVLAEPPRVLTPPNRVYQVITNNPALLHCASFGSPIPTITWFKDSQTSIKNGDPYVIHENGTLEIHVAQPLNSGKFTCIATNILGIKENHVFLEVKEPTRILKQPEYKVVQRGMSAVFECKVKHDPTLIPTMTWLKDNTEVSKDDRFQVDVDSLTIRDVEDEDEGTYTCVMNTTLDQDSASAMLTVVEATPTPAIVYEKPDPPSDLELTDQTGRSVQLTWTPGDEHNSPTEKFLIQYEDLLHQPGVWINLTDVSVPSTTAQLKLSPYVYYSFRVLAVNRVGYSQPSQPSSQYRTSPAAPDDNPSDVRGEGSEPGNLVISWMPLTGFQANGPDLEYRVQWRQKDVDDDWSSKNVANVSQFVVTGTPTYVSYEIKVQAFNDYGSAPEPETVFGFSGEDLPLSAPEIVQVMVHNSTLAEVHWEPVDFPSVRGKLQGYKVYYRREHSLQDTEEASDQNEQVLTFSGNRSEGRLPGLQPYSLYNLTIRVLNSKGEGPPSPSKKFETPEGVPGPPSFLNVVHPSLDSLTLEWGPPMNNNGRLAGYTLKYHPVNTTKELGPVKIMSFPANETTFTLGNLNSSMLYKFYLSAKTIKGSGPIITGEAFTVMDTTRTQPTVETGKGPTEPPHPTSPVTQPPPPPFHKAPPVGPAFGKVNTSMSEDGAVISWDYFGHHKNVYVEYIVENSKDDWKKELVNGSHWHMIKGLKPGTSYKVRVVARDPSDPTVHSTDEVLVAVPAVPSRQVDIATQGWFIGLMCAIALLILVLLIVCFIKRNKGGKYPVKEKEDAHQDPEIQPMKEDDGTFGEYSDTEDHKPLKGSRTPSNGTVRRDESDDSLVDYGEGGDGQFNEDGSFIGQYSGKKEKDTHEGNESSEAPSPVNAMNSFV